The following proteins are co-located in the Vanessa atalanta chromosome 11, ilVanAtal1.2, whole genome shotgun sequence genome:
- the LOC125067308 gene encoding NADP-dependent malic enzyme-like isoform X2: MSPAPPAPRDKNNTQFACSKQSLTVSGRTCTYEMERDRIGVWGSGDGQSNSRLSGLDRLKHPGLNKGMAFTIEERQAMGIHGLLPPRVKSQEEQVHLCKLSFDRYEDPLNKYIYLMGLLDRNEHLFYRFVGENVAEMMPIVYTPTVGLACQKYGLVYRRPRGLFITINDKGHIYDILKNWPETDVRAIVVTDGERILGLGDLGACGMGIPVGKLSLYTALAGIKPHQCLPITLDVGTNTQTMLDDPLYIGLRQKRVRGAAYDEFIDEFMQAVVQRFGQNCLIQFEDFGNANAFRLLEKYRGKYCTFNDDIQGTAAVAVAGLLASLRVTGTRLSHNTFVFQGAGEASLGIAELCVMAMKAEGTSEADARNRIWMVDSKGLIVKNRPEGGLNEHKEKFAKNCPPIRTLAEVVNVAKPSVLIGAAAIGGAFTADILRAMGENNDRPVIFALSNPTSKAECTAEEAYGNTDDRAIFASGSPFPDYRTKDGRVLRPGQGNNAYIFPGLALGILCAGLVDISDDFMLLAAEALAEIVSQDNLDQGSLYPPLADIQECSIQIAKKVVQHAYKTGKASVQPQPLDTEAFIRAQMYDVRYAPALPPRYDWPAADAPRVALM, from the exons ATGAGTCCAGCGCCCCCCGCGCCGCGAGACAAAAACAACACGCAGTTCGCCTGTAGCAAGCAGTCGCTCACTGTCAGTGGAAGAACGTGTACGTACGAAATGGAACGCGATCGTATTGGTGTCTGGGGCTCCGGGGACGGCCAGTCCAACAGCCGGCTGTCGGGTCTCGACCGCCTGAAGCACCCCGGACTCAACAAG GGTATGGCGTTTACAATTGAGGAGCGTCAAGCGATGGGCATCCACGGCCTGTTGCCCCCGAGGGTGAAAAGTCAAGAAGAGCAGGTGCACCTGTGCAAGCTGTCTTTCGACCGGTATGAGGATCCTCTGAACAAGTATATCTATCTGATGGGATTACTT GATCGTAACGAGCATCTTTTCTACCGATTCGTCGGGGAAAACGTAGCGGAAATGATGCCTATAGTGTACACGCCAACTGTGGGGCTTGCGTGTCAGAAGTACGGGCTCGTGTATCGCCGACCGCGCGGTCTCTTTATCACCATCAACGACAAGGGacacatatatgatatattaaagAACTG gCCCGAAACCGATGTACGCGCTATCGTAGTAACAGACGGTGAACGTATCCTGGGCTTGGGAGACTTGGGCGCCTGTGGTATGGGTATTCCCGTGGGCAAGTTGTCGCTGTACACCGCGCTCGCTGGTATCAAACCTCATCAGTGCCTGCCTATCACGCTAG ATGTGGGCACGAACACCCAGACGATGTTGGACGACCCGCTGTACATCGGTCTGCGTCAGAAACGAGTCCGTGGCGCCGCCTACGACGAGTTCATCGACGAGTTCATGCAAGCCGTCGTGCAGCGCTTCGGGCAGAACTGCCTCATACAGTTCGAGGACTTCGGCAACGCAAACGCCTTCCGTCTGCTAGAGAAGTACCGTGGAAA GTACTGCACATTCAACGACGACATCCAGGGCACGGCGGCGGTGGCGGTGGCCGGCCTGCTGGCGTCGCTGCGCGTCACGGGCACGCGCCTGTCTCACAACACCTTCGTGTTCCAGGGCGCCGGGGAG GCGTCTTTGGGTATTGCGGAGTTGTGCGTGATGGCCATGAAAGCCGAAGGTACCTCTGAAGCGGATGCTCGCAACCGTATCTGGATGGTGGATTCCAAGGGTCTTATCGTGAAGAACAGGCCTGAAGGCGGCCTCAACGAGCACAAGGAGAAATTTGCGAAAAACTGCCCGCCGATTCGCACCCTTGCCGAAGTAGTCAACGTCGCGAAACCGTCTGTACTCATCG GCGCGGCAGCCATCGGAGGCGCCTTCACCGCCGACATCCTGCGCGCCATGGGGGAGAACAACGACAGACCCGTCATCTTCGCGCTCTCCAACCCCACCAGCAAAGCGGAGTGCACTGCGGAGGAGGCCTACGGGAACACCGAC GACCGCGCCATCTTCGCGTCGGGCTCGCCGTTCCCCGACTACCGCACCAAGGACGGTCGCGTGCTGCGGCCGGGCCAGGGCAACAACGCCTACATCTTCCCCGGCCTGGCGCTCGGCATCCTGTGCGCCGGCCTCGTCGACATCTCCGACGACTTCATGTTGCTCGCTGCCGAG GCTTTGGCTGAGATCGTGTCCCAAGACAATCTGGATCAGGGCAGCCTGTACCCGCCCCTGGCGGACATACAAGAGTGCTCGATCCAGATCGCCAAGAAAGTTGTGCAACACGCATACAAAAccg GCAAGGCGTCGGTGCAGCCGCAGCCACTGGACACGGAAGCGTTTATCCGCGCGCAGATGTACGACGTGCGGTACGCGCCCGCGCTGCCGCCGCGATACGACTGGCCCGCGGCCGACGCGCCGCGCGTCGCGCTCATGTAA
- the LOC125067308 gene encoding NADP-dependent malic enzyme-like isoform X1 — translation MEFFSRKVKSNEQIDARQLNGARNILKHKQSETAMSPAPPAPRDKNNTQFACSKQSLTVSGRTCTYEMERDRIGVWGSGDGQSNSRLSGLDRLKHPGLNKGMAFTIEERQAMGIHGLLPPRVKSQEEQVHLCKLSFDRYEDPLNKYIYLMGLLDRNEHLFYRFVGENVAEMMPIVYTPTVGLACQKYGLVYRRPRGLFITINDKGHIYDILKNWPETDVRAIVVTDGERILGLGDLGACGMGIPVGKLSLYTALAGIKPHQCLPITLDVGTNTQTMLDDPLYIGLRQKRVRGAAYDEFIDEFMQAVVQRFGQNCLIQFEDFGNANAFRLLEKYRGKYCTFNDDIQGTAAVAVAGLLASLRVTGTRLSHNTFVFQGAGEASLGIAELCVMAMKAEGTSEADARNRIWMVDSKGLIVKNRPEGGLNEHKEKFAKNCPPIRTLAEVVNVAKPSVLIGAAAIGGAFTADILRAMGENNDRPVIFALSNPTSKAECTAEEAYGNTDDRAIFASGSPFPDYRTKDGRVLRPGQGNNAYIFPGLALGILCAGLVDISDDFMLLAAEALAEIVSQDNLDQGSLYPPLADIQECSIQIAKKVVQHAYKTGKASVQPQPLDTEAFIRAQMYDVRYAPALPPRYDWPAADAPRVALM, via the exons atggaattctTCTCGCGCAAAGTCAAATCTAACGAGCAAATTGACGCACGTCAGTTGAATGGCGCGCGCAACATACTCAAACATAAaca GAGCGAAACCGCGATGAGTCCAGCGCCCCCCGCGCCGCGAGACAAAAACAACACGCAGTTCGCCTGTAGCAAGCAGTCGCTCACTGTCAGTGGAAGAACGTGTACGTACGAAATGGAACGCGATCGTATTGGTGTCTGGGGCTCCGGGGACGGCCAGTCCAACAGCCGGCTGTCGGGTCTCGACCGCCTGAAGCACCCCGGACTCAACAAG GGTATGGCGTTTACAATTGAGGAGCGTCAAGCGATGGGCATCCACGGCCTGTTGCCCCCGAGGGTGAAAAGTCAAGAAGAGCAGGTGCACCTGTGCAAGCTGTCTTTCGACCGGTATGAGGATCCTCTGAACAAGTATATCTATCTGATGGGATTACTT GATCGTAACGAGCATCTTTTCTACCGATTCGTCGGGGAAAACGTAGCGGAAATGATGCCTATAGTGTACACGCCAACTGTGGGGCTTGCGTGTCAGAAGTACGGGCTCGTGTATCGCCGACCGCGCGGTCTCTTTATCACCATCAACGACAAGGGacacatatatgatatattaaagAACTG gCCCGAAACCGATGTACGCGCTATCGTAGTAACAGACGGTGAACGTATCCTGGGCTTGGGAGACTTGGGCGCCTGTGGTATGGGTATTCCCGTGGGCAAGTTGTCGCTGTACACCGCGCTCGCTGGTATCAAACCTCATCAGTGCCTGCCTATCACGCTAG ATGTGGGCACGAACACCCAGACGATGTTGGACGACCCGCTGTACATCGGTCTGCGTCAGAAACGAGTCCGTGGCGCCGCCTACGACGAGTTCATCGACGAGTTCATGCAAGCCGTCGTGCAGCGCTTCGGGCAGAACTGCCTCATACAGTTCGAGGACTTCGGCAACGCAAACGCCTTCCGTCTGCTAGAGAAGTACCGTGGAAA GTACTGCACATTCAACGACGACATCCAGGGCACGGCGGCGGTGGCGGTGGCCGGCCTGCTGGCGTCGCTGCGCGTCACGGGCACGCGCCTGTCTCACAACACCTTCGTGTTCCAGGGCGCCGGGGAG GCGTCTTTGGGTATTGCGGAGTTGTGCGTGATGGCCATGAAAGCCGAAGGTACCTCTGAAGCGGATGCTCGCAACCGTATCTGGATGGTGGATTCCAAGGGTCTTATCGTGAAGAACAGGCCTGAAGGCGGCCTCAACGAGCACAAGGAGAAATTTGCGAAAAACTGCCCGCCGATTCGCACCCTTGCCGAAGTAGTCAACGTCGCGAAACCGTCTGTACTCATCG GCGCGGCAGCCATCGGAGGCGCCTTCACCGCCGACATCCTGCGCGCCATGGGGGAGAACAACGACAGACCCGTCATCTTCGCGCTCTCCAACCCCACCAGCAAAGCGGAGTGCACTGCGGAGGAGGCCTACGGGAACACCGAC GACCGCGCCATCTTCGCGTCGGGCTCGCCGTTCCCCGACTACCGCACCAAGGACGGTCGCGTGCTGCGGCCGGGCCAGGGCAACAACGCCTACATCTTCCCCGGCCTGGCGCTCGGCATCCTGTGCGCCGGCCTCGTCGACATCTCCGACGACTTCATGTTGCTCGCTGCCGAG GCTTTGGCTGAGATCGTGTCCCAAGACAATCTGGATCAGGGCAGCCTGTACCCGCCCCTGGCGGACATACAAGAGTGCTCGATCCAGATCGCCAAGAAAGTTGTGCAACACGCATACAAAAccg GCAAGGCGTCGGTGCAGCCGCAGCCACTGGACACGGAAGCGTTTATCCGCGCGCAGATGTACGACGTGCGGTACGCGCCCGCGCTGCCGCCGCGATACGACTGGCCCGCGGCCGACGCGCCGCGCGTCGCGCTCATGTAA